In Novosphingobium sp. MMS21-SN21R, a single genomic region encodes these proteins:
- a CDS encoding type II toxin-antitoxin system RatA family toxin, with product MPHIVETRVLPWSAEQMFDLVADVRRYAEFLPWVVATRIKSDSETVMVADMLVGFSALREKFTSRVYKERPRSIRVEYIEGPLKQLENDWTFTPTADGGCTVDFCVDFTFRNAIFEKLAGQYLDSAFRKMVGAFEKRAAQLYGNNSSSAQIVA from the coding sequence GTGCCGCACATCGTCGAAACCCGAGTGCTTCCGTGGTCAGCAGAGCAGATGTTCGATCTGGTCGCGGACGTGCGCCGCTATGCAGAGTTCCTGCCTTGGGTCGTGGCGACACGCATCAAGTCGGACAGCGAAACGGTGATGGTGGCCGACATGCTTGTCGGTTTCAGCGCCCTGCGGGAGAAGTTCACCTCTCGCGTCTACAAGGAGCGGCCCCGGTCGATCCGCGTCGAATATATCGAAGGCCCGCTCAAGCAGTTGGAGAACGACTGGACGTTCACGCCCACGGCCGATGGCGGGTGCACTGTCGATTTCTGTGTCGACTTCACGTTCCGCAACGCGATCTTCGAAAAACTTGCCGGGCAATATCTCGATTCGGCCTTCCGCAAGATGGTTGGCGCTTTTGAGAAGCGTGCCGCCCAGCTTTACGGGAACAATAGCTCCAGCGCACAGATCGTCGCCTGA
- the lipA gene encoding lipoyl synthase: MNDLASSPAPRPERQRKPDWIRVKAPTSKGYGETRALMRELGLNTVCEEAACPNIGECWTKKHATVMILGDVCTRACAFCNVKTGMPRAVDPLEPVNVATAAAKLGLEHIVITSVDRDDLPDGGAGHFVKVIKALREMTPNTTIEILTPDFRNKMEAAVEAIVDAGPDVYNHNLETVPRLYPTIRPGARYYASLRLLEQVKRHNPRIFTKSGVMLGLGEQRLEVHQVMDDMRSAQIDFLTMGQYLQPTPKHAKVIEFVTPKAFDAYGAIARAKGFLQVAASPLTRSSYHAGDDFRAMRATREAQLAKAALKA, translated from the coding sequence ATGAACGACCTCGCATCATCGCCCGCTCCCCGTCCTGAACGCCAGCGCAAACCAGACTGGATTCGCGTCAAGGCGCCGACCAGCAAGGGCTACGGCGAAACCCGCGCGCTGATGCGCGAGCTCGGGCTGAACACGGTCTGTGAAGAGGCGGCATGCCCCAATATCGGCGAATGCTGGACCAAGAAGCACGCTACGGTGATGATTCTCGGTGACGTCTGCACGCGCGCCTGTGCATTCTGCAACGTCAAGACCGGGATGCCCCGCGCCGTAGATCCTCTCGAACCGGTCAACGTCGCCACGGCAGCGGCCAAGCTGGGCCTTGAGCATATCGTGATCACGTCGGTTGACCGCGACGATCTGCCCGATGGCGGCGCCGGTCACTTCGTCAAGGTCATCAAGGCCCTGCGTGAGATGACGCCGAACACGACCATCGAAATCCTCACGCCCGACTTCCGCAACAAGATGGAAGCGGCTGTCGAAGCCATCGTGGATGCTGGACCGGACGTCTACAATCACAACCTCGAAACCGTGCCGCGCCTATATCCCACGATTCGTCCCGGCGCACGCTACTATGCGTCGCTGCGCCTGCTCGAACAGGTAAAGCGCCACAATCCGCGAATCTTTACCAAATCCGGCGTCATGCTGGGCTTGGGCGAACAGCGCCTGGAGGTTCATCAGGTCATGGACGACATGCGCAGCGCGCAGATCGATTTCCTGACCATGGGCCAGTATCTTCAACCGACGCCAAAACACGCCAAGGTGATTGAGTTCGTCACGCCCAAGGCATTCGACGCCTATGGGGCGATTGCACGCGCCAAGGGCTTCCTTCAGGTCGCGGCCAGCCCGCTGACCCGTTCGAGTTATCACGCGGGCGATGATTTTCGCGCAATGCGCGCCACCCGCGAAGCGCAACTCGCCAAGGCCGCGTTGAAAGCCTGA
- a CDS encoding carbonic anhydrase produces MTQDASPDLDRLLAGYRRFREQGWTPKLERWRELRESQEPQVMIIACSDSRVDPAQIFDVAPGEIFVVRNVAAMVPPFETTPGHHGVSAALEFAVQVLKVKEIVVMGHGMCGGCKAALTQDLKGTEPGEGGFIADWIALLDGVRDEVVDKYGTTGRPAERAMEQAGVRASLTNLRTFPCIRRKEATGELRLRGAFFAISDGLLHVLDEATGEFTPAN; encoded by the coding sequence ATGACCCAGGACGCATCACCAGACCTCGATCGGCTCCTCGCCGGATACCGCCGTTTCCGTGAGCAAGGCTGGACGCCCAAGCTCGAACGTTGGCGCGAACTGCGCGAAAGCCAAGAGCCGCAGGTTATGATCATCGCGTGCTCCGACAGCCGGGTCGATCCTGCGCAGATTTTCGATGTCGCCCCCGGTGAAATATTCGTTGTCCGTAACGTGGCGGCGATGGTGCCGCCCTTCGAGACGACGCCCGGCCATCATGGTGTGTCGGCAGCGCTGGAATTTGCGGTGCAGGTGCTCAAGGTCAAGGAAATCGTGGTCATGGGCCACGGCATGTGCGGCGGCTGCAAGGCCGCGTTGACCCAGGACCTCAAGGGCACGGAACCGGGCGAAGGCGGTTTCATTGCCGATTGGATCGCGCTGCTTGACGGCGTGCGCGACGAAGTGGTCGACAAATACGGCACCACAGGAAGGCCGGCCGAGCGCGCGATGGAACAAGCGGGCGTTCGCGCGAGTCTGACCAACCTGCGCACCTTCCCGTGCATTCGCCGCAAGGAGGCCACTGGCGAACTCCGGCTGCGCGGTGCGTTCTTTGCCATCTCGGACGGCCTGCTGCACGTGCTGGACGAAGCCACGGGTGAATTCACGCCTGCCAACTGA
- the gyrA gene encoding DNA gyrase subunit A encodes MSDDTTIIDPPVPAPEGEFQRIDIVDEMKTSYLDYAMSVIVSRALPDVRDGLKPVHRRILWTCHENGFTSTKAYRKSARIVGDTMGKYHPHGDSAIYDALARMTQDWSMRLPLIDGQGNFGSMDPDPPASMRYTEARLAKVADSLLGDIDKDTADFTPNYDGSEHEPQVLPARFPNLLVNGAGGIAVGMATNIPPHNLGEVIDGCLAYMDNPLITIDELIQIIPGPDFPTAPLILGTAGARKAYHEGRGSIIMRARHKVEEARGDRRAIVLTSIPYQVGKSGLVEKLAEAAKDKRIEGVSDIRDESSREGVRVVIELKRDATPEVVLNQIWRNTPAQSSFPANMLAIRGGRPEVLNLKDIIETFVRFREEVITRRTKFELNKARDRAHILLGLVIAVSNLDEVVRIIRGSPNPATAREKLIAREWPMGEIAPYIRLVEAIEEIGAADAATYRLSETQVRAILELRLHRLTALGRDEIGGELEGLAIAIAEYLSILGDREKLYAVMRQELIEVRAAFATPRLSEITAPADGIEDEDLIEREDMVVTITLDGYIKRTPLSTFRAQNRGGKGRSGMATKEEDAVATMFVTSTHTPVLFFSTAGKVYRLKVWRLPEGGPTTRGRPVVNLLPALDKDETIATVLPLPEDEAEWGKLSVVFATAKGNVRRNSMDAFANIPSNGKFAMKFDADDDGTPNTDRLIGVALLEASDDVLLATRSGKAIRFAGDEVREFTSRTSTGVRGMTLKGDDEVISLSILHRVGATPDEREEYLRFAPWKGEKEGEMADQERYAMMAEREQFILTVCANGYGKMSSAFEYRRTGRGGQGITNIDNIGRNGPVVASFPASQADQLMLVTDQAKLIRLPLASLRVIGRGSAGVRLFTVADSEHVVSAVRLAEDTEGGDEGEEIVGEAAPE; translated from the coding sequence GTGAGCGACGACACCACGATCATCGACCCCCCCGTCCCCGCCCCGGAAGGCGAGTTCCAGCGGATCGACATCGTCGATGAAATGAAAACCAGCTACCTCGATTACGCGATGAGCGTGATTGTAAGCCGCGCGCTGCCCGATGTGCGCGACGGTTTGAAGCCGGTTCATCGCCGCATCCTGTGGACTTGCCACGAAAACGGTTTCACCTCGACCAAGGCCTATCGCAAGTCGGCGCGTATCGTCGGCGACACGATGGGCAAGTACCATCCGCATGGCGACAGCGCGATTTACGACGCGCTCGCGCGCATGACGCAGGACTGGTCGATGCGGCTTCCGCTGATCGACGGTCAGGGCAACTTCGGATCGATGGACCCCGATCCGCCGGCGTCGATGCGTTACACCGAAGCGCGCCTTGCCAAAGTGGCGGATTCGCTGCTCGGCGATATCGACAAGGATACGGCGGACTTCACGCCGAACTACGATGGTTCGGAACATGAGCCCCAAGTCCTGCCCGCGCGTTTTCCCAATCTGCTGGTCAACGGTGCAGGCGGTATCGCGGTTGGCATGGCCACCAACATTCCGCCGCACAATCTCGGCGAAGTGATCGACGGTTGCCTTGCTTACATGGACAACCCGCTCATCACCATCGATGAGCTGATCCAGATCATTCCTGGGCCTGACTTCCCCACCGCGCCGCTGATCCTCGGCACCGCCGGTGCGCGCAAGGCTTACCACGAAGGCCGTGGCTCGATCATCATGCGTGCACGCCACAAGGTCGAGGAAGCGCGCGGCGACCGCCGTGCCATCGTGCTGACGTCGATCCCCTATCAGGTCGGCAAGTCCGGCTTGGTCGAGAAGCTGGCCGAAGCCGCCAAGGACAAGCGGATCGAGGGCGTCTCGGACATCCGCGATGAATCGAGCCGTGAAGGCGTGCGCGTCGTCATCGAACTCAAGCGCGATGCAACGCCCGAAGTGGTGCTCAACCAGATCTGGCGCAACACGCCAGCGCAATCGAGCTTCCCGGCCAACATGCTGGCGATCCGCGGTGGTCGCCCCGAAGTCCTCAACCTCAAGGACATCATCGAAACCTTTGTGCGCTTCCGCGAGGAAGTGATCACGCGGCGCACCAAGTTCGAACTGAACAAGGCGCGCGACCGCGCCCATATCCTGCTCGGCCTCGTGATCGCGGTGAGCAATCTCGATGAAGTGGTGCGGATCATCCGCGGTTCGCCCAACCCAGCTACGGCGCGCGAAAAGCTGATCGCGCGCGAATGGCCGATGGGAGAGATCGCGCCTTATATCCGTCTGGTCGAAGCCATCGAGGAAATCGGCGCGGCGGATGCGGCGACCTATCGCCTGTCTGAAACACAGGTCCGCGCCATTCTCGAACTGCGCCTGCATCGCCTTACCGCGCTGGGCCGCGATGAAATCGGTGGCGAATTGGAAGGCTTGGCAATTGCGATTGCCGAATACCTCTCGATCCTGGGTGACCGTGAGAAGCTCTATGCCGTGATGCGGCAGGAACTGATCGAAGTGCGCGCCGCCTTCGCCACGCCGCGCCTGTCCGAGATCACCGCGCCCGCCGATGGGATCGAAGACGAGGATCTGATCGAGCGCGAGGACATGGTCGTCACGATCACGCTCGATGGCTATATCAAGCGCACGCCGCTTTCCACCTTCCGCGCGCAGAACCGGGGCGGCAAAGGCCGTAGCGGCATGGCGACGAAGGAAGAGGACGCCGTCGCGACGATGTTCGTTACCAGCACCCACACCCCGGTGCTGTTCTTCTCGACCGCAGGCAAAGTCTATCGACTCAAGGTCTGGCGCCTGCCTGAAGGCGGGCCGACGACGCGCGGCCGTCCGGTGGTCAACCTGCTGCCAGCGCTCGACAAGGACGAGACCATCGCCACCGTGCTGCCGCTGCCCGAGGATGAGGCGGAATGGGGCAAGCTCTCGGTCGTGTTCGCCACGGCCAAGGGCAACGTGCGCCGCAACTCGATGGATGCCTTCGCCAACATCCCGTCGAACGGCAAGTTCGCGATGAAGTTCGACGCCGATGACGACGGCACGCCTAATACCGACCGGTTGATCGGCGTAGCTCTGCTCGAAGCCAGCGACGACGTGCTGCTGGCCACCCGTTCGGGCAAGGCGATCCGCTTTGCCGGTGACGAAGTGCGCGAGTTCACCAGCCGCACCTCGACCGGCGTGCGCGGCATGACGCTGAAGGGCGATGACGAGGTGATCTCGCTGTCGATCCTGCACCGCGTCGGCGCGACGCCTGACGAGCGCGAGGAGTATTTGCGCTTCGCTCCTTGGAAGGGCGAAAAGGAAGGCGAGATGGCCGATCAGGAGCGCTATGCCATGATGGCCGAGCGTGAGCAGTTCATCCTCACCGTCTGCGCCAATGGCTATGGCAAGATGTCGTCGGCCTTCGAATATCGCCGTACGGGCCGTGGTGGTCAGGGCATCACCAATATTGACAACATCGGCCGCAATGGCCCGGTGGTGGCGAGCTTCCCAGCGTCTCAGGCCGATCAGTTGATGCTTGTCACCGATCAGGCCAAGCTCATACGCCTGCCACTCGCCTCGCTGCGGGTGATCGGACGCGGTTCTGCAGGGGTGCGTCTGTTTACCGTGGCCGACAGCGAACACGTGGTCAGCGCGGTGCGCTTGGCCGAGGATACCGAGGGTGGTGACGAGGGCGAGGAAATCGTGGGCGAGGCCGCTCCGGAATGA
- a CDS encoding DUF952 domain-containing protein: MSDLPVLAYKVLTGPQMAQLEADGIFKGAPVDLADGYIHLSAEAQLTETVDKHFAGQDDLHVLAVDLAALGDAVKWEPSRGGALFPHIYGDLPLNVAVAYGPLERDEAGLVKLPVAG, from the coding sequence ATGAGCGACCTTCCCGTCCTCGCCTACAAAGTGTTGACCGGGCCGCAGATGGCGCAGCTTGAAGCGGATGGCATTTTCAAGGGCGCGCCGGTCGATCTGGCGGATGGGTACATTCATCTGTCGGCTGAGGCCCAGTTGACCGAGACGGTGGACAAGCACTTTGCCGGGCAGGACGATCTGCACGTTTTGGCGGTCGATCTTGCGGCACTGGGCGATGCGGTAAAATGGGAGCCTTCGCGCGGGGGGGCGCTGTTTCCGCACATCTATGGCGATCTGCCGTTGAATGTTGCGGTGGCGTATGGCCCGTTGGAGCGGGATGAGGCGGGTTTGGTCAAGCTGCCGGTGGCGGGCTAG
- a CDS encoding lysoplasmalogenase, with amino-acid sequence MPKRALIEKRPWLVASLVAGVSYWLAAKGHVPGLWLILWKGAGVALLAAYAWAHHPSRNAHLLALVMALGAVGDMVLELSFTSGAVAFLFGHLVAIALYLKHRRDNPTGSQKAAAVTTLIGVPLIAWQLSRAPDVALYALSLAGMAAAAWMSSFPRYRVGLGAMLFVVSDLLIFARMGPLAGSVIPDLLIWPLYYFGQFLICTGVIKTLRARGEFGAG; translated from the coding sequence GTGCCCAAGCGCGCACTGATCGAGAAACGGCCGTGGCTGGTGGCAAGTCTCGTCGCAGGCGTCAGCTATTGGCTGGCGGCAAAAGGCCACGTACCGGGATTATGGCTCATCCTGTGGAAAGGCGCAGGCGTCGCGCTGCTGGCGGCTTACGCCTGGGCCCACCATCCGTCACGCAACGCCCATCTGCTCGCACTGGTCATGGCACTGGGAGCCGTTGGCGACATGGTGCTGGAACTCAGCTTCACCAGCGGGGCAGTGGCGTTCCTGTTCGGCCATCTCGTCGCCATCGCGCTCTACCTCAAGCATCGCCGGGATAATCCGACCGGCAGTCAGAAAGCCGCAGCCGTTACCACGCTGATCGGCGTGCCGCTGATCGCATGGCAATTGAGCCGCGCGCCGGATGTTGCGCTCTATGCACTAAGCCTCGCGGGCATGGCCGCCGCCGCATGGATGAGCAGCTTCCCGCGCTACCGGGTCGGCCTCGGTGCGATGCTGTTCGTAGTGTCGGACTTGCTGATCTTTGCGCGGATGGGGCCTCTGGCAGGAAGCGTTATCCCCGACCTGCTGATCTGGCCGCTCTACTACTTCGGCCAGTTCCTGATCTGCACCGGCGTGATCAAGACACTGCGGGCGAGGGGCGAGTTCGGCGCAGGCTAG
- the trmFO gene encoding methylenetetrahydrofolate--tRNA-(uracil(54)-C(5))-methyltransferase (FADH(2)-oxidizing) TrmFO gives MTHQVHIIGGGMAGSEAAWQLARRGISVRLSEMRGGGDTTAAHNSDGLAELVCSNSFRSDDHEKNAVGLLHQEMRECDSLLMAAAEKARVPAGSALAVDRDVFSAAVEEALAAQPTLEIVRERVDVLPSNGLTIVATGPLTAPALASSIGAATGADSLAFFDAIAPIVYRDSIDMDVAWMASRWDKGAEASLALGGDGRDYINCPMTREQYEAFWAELVGGEKTEFKEWEANTPYFDGCMPVEVMASRGVETLRFGPMKPVGLDNPHWATPEHPNGRWPYAVVQLRQDNKLGTLWNMVGFQTKLKHAEQVRVFRTIPGLENAEFARLGGLHRNTFLNSPTLLDRQLRLKSAPNIRFAGQITGCEGYVESASVGMLAGLMTAAQIAGKDWTPPPRTTALGALLSHITGDAEAETYQPMNVNFGLFPPLHDVKKKARKEAYTERAKADMAGWVATLA, from the coding sequence ATGACGCATCAGGTACATATCATCGGCGGCGGAATGGCCGGCAGCGAAGCGGCGTGGCAACTGGCACGTCGGGGCATCTCCGTGCGATTGTCGGAAATGCGCGGCGGGGGCGATACGACGGCTGCCCATAACAGCGACGGCCTGGCCGAACTGGTCTGTTCCAACTCGTTCCGCTCGGACGATCATGAGAAGAACGCGGTCGGCCTGCTCCATCAGGAAATGCGCGAGTGCGACAGCCTGCTGATGGCAGCCGCCGAGAAGGCGCGCGTTCCGGCTGGGTCGGCGCTGGCAGTGGACCGCGATGTGTTCTCCGCAGCGGTTGAGGAAGCGCTAGCCGCCCAGCCGACGCTCGAGATTGTTCGCGAGCGGGTGGACGTTCTGCCTTCGAACGGCCTGACCATCGTGGCGACCGGACCTTTGACCGCCCCTGCCCTCGCCTCCAGCATCGGGGCAGCGACAGGAGCGGACAGCCTTGCCTTCTTCGATGCGATTGCGCCGATCGTTTACCGCGATTCCATCGACATGGACGTGGCTTGGATGGCCTCGCGTTGGGACAAGGGCGCGGAAGCCTCGCTGGCGCTGGGCGGTGATGGGCGGGACTACATCAACTGCCCGATGACTCGCGAACAGTACGAGGCGTTCTGGGCCGAACTGGTGGGCGGCGAGAAGACCGAGTTCAAGGAGTGGGAAGCGAACACGCCCTACTTCGATGGCTGCATGCCGGTCGAAGTCATGGCCTCGCGCGGTGTTGAAACGCTGCGTTTCGGCCCGATGAAGCCGGTAGGCCTCGACAACCCCCACTGGGCCACCCCTGAACACCCCAACGGCCGCTGGCCTTATGCCGTGGTGCAGCTGCGCCAGGACAACAAGCTTGGCACGCTGTGGAACATGGTTGGCTTCCAGACCAAGCTGAAGCACGCCGAACAGGTCCGCGTGTTCCGCACTATTCCGGGACTCGAGAACGCCGAGTTTGCGCGGCTCGGCGGCCTCCACCGCAACACCTTCCTCAATTCGCCGACCCTGCTGGACCGCCAATTACGGCTGAAATCGGCGCCCAACATCCGCTTTGCCGGGCAGATCACCGGGTGCGAAGGCTATGTTGAAAGCGCGTCTGTCGGCATGCTGGCAGGGCTGATGACAGCGGCACAAATAGCCGGGAAAGACTGGACGCCGCCACCGCGCACGACCGCGCTCGGCGCGCTGCTTTCGCACATCACCGGCGATGCAGAAGCCGAGACCTATCAGCCGATGAACGTGAATTTCGGGCTGTTTCCGCCCTTGCACGATGTGAAGAAGAAGGCGCGCAAGGAGGCCTATACCGAGCGTGCCAAGGCCGACATGGCGGGATGGGTGGCCACACTGGCCTGA